The following proteins are co-located in the Leishmania panamensis strain MHOM/PA/94/PSC-1 chromosome 26 sequence genome:
- a CDS encoding hypothetical protein (TriTrypDB/GeneDB-style sysID: LpmP.26.1790): protein MYSSSRRQGGAAASVGARLTLPRSGANSAAMPAVYGGGEDVNGESLASNTGYSYNRYYGSDQANYFSSSTYGYNNNNQGEYPGGGGGSGGSTSMPYGSIPGPVVGSNSSGPGASDGQSMPVYSFPYHSSSSATANLQQCPNQHSTQYQQPQRQHQLQQHSPCSPQIPTVEQGGSAYQGYYQQTYQPQQPQMQLQQRSLHFQAASSTSQSTGGEGQYYGYCYGSSPGQRRSHARTASSSSGAHYYNPQQQQGCPPPSSYEGETLYNQGGTVQSSSQGGTTEGCYQQYAQCASYSYQSPSPSAQQQHSPYIGGEGQTFSISASYGYTLLGANKSSQPCSTTASAYGGESDVIQGASPALYSGGAYAQADSAGSTMNGSEVRVVGGHGYGASAATAAVGSGGSGVGCGSAIEGYYGTGYAGGCSAPVLHASPTQSVPYTDTGSDTVGMPLGPVSGKSGQAAASGSYPYPQQGNVADVEDGGQSYHGYAANGYRDYYYAAANQIGGCEISPGYGYTAGHTSSQQSPMSYQTSFGFGEAQPVSSATASPLIAENHHRGSGGPPLPQQPQYQRRGSFCALDPRYGGGGDGNGGSYDAYGYALQHPQQQGYYRGYSNPSQPQNRVDARSSGASLPVIRHSQCMQQQPETATRRYNAAEEQGKCGIAEQITKTQAPDDTVPMPSVRGRGPSRSSSSGGHGHGDGGVGGSVVPTPSRKRGKKGVGSGTAHAHSAADTEAAREAAENSEGREACGQRSATLSTTVLPASAKDAECQRQASLQQTDAPILEETLGAREPLVSLELPPSSVNAPRRQQPPLRHTGEGSTTGKSGGVPKGEVRSQQAADLCVPHKGGTDAATPDGGEYSMTGVKGNVDEEAKVDHASETFKDGSCGTATPAKAAIRMDHHSSSTASGGSCGQRRHSSSSTEFTAAHASPVSHGSGSGSGAQSFLRRSPLAPCLGAPFHTYICGAIVEQAAQLQANACSSSATGGRTGIDAASAGTPSVPLSTGSSQALPAMYTPVQRLLSREVSRGAHSVAAERKRRLAQASNDSGCGDEEGACAYGEEDVEYARDGAEAPEAASEGSKGEGAEGGLESVRDLGSMQSATTLLTADALAAVREAPNTPASLPPPGTTLTDNSLRSSGGRPHHMHLLAHHHSHHMRRSTPASEVSSPSAPALHHCRIYHSISPFLQPASLAASCTASLLAGGSAATNKYVQSPESASSTALPPRLPSGGGGGTPHLHRVGDGSREGSGAAATMQPQQLHMGSYPYQYNNQASIDLDGGRCAVVPEGGSGGAEELLHYSYQGNVSGGCNTTKPLLRQPPLQNPGTEDGTIDRCVGPGGALLTTSPATVVHSTFFNTLNQSSLPPSIGATARPGSSTPSPTSQHQHHHQRAANSGGASRFATSPDCASQQGGTSGPGNNMSSTYGSSHHVNSPAHHRYPSPTHPNGYFTGGSQINLQGGGHYPMLGTRPPYIYEYHVGQELLLEEFHAAMRFNAATFGNIACLVDAFSPQVPVASNLEFPCNEEQCQLICTRSSRGLSSPPGGDSSQHGSAPGSRSSPGGTFPVLLKEDARAIGGAGHNGTSGSGGAQEGPVLPAPRPAHADRTRYWDFSGFSYCEPVVTLKSIWQSFDNPFGCVVNLAEPIYPAPMRPAEGELVYTPLLSGFRIRFHPASSAYKRLAALREVRRQRHREEAAAGEGAGAATMDERAATSVEGAVRGGSSCHATGPYAEEDGVLKWSATDRPNNRNIIVEQIVELAKCDESYAELLTATTADVDHQSWVALMWQPVFCGGHSSKYSCGTFLAYYLLRAPRHLFIPFAYKSEGAAMNSSWSSPVFRGDRAALSFDLWSLQRHYHIARWVSPPPMTHIMATLSVDGEDDEADNTTSSCVSTSRGRNSWEEGQTGCASNRTTESFGFSTNGDSRVRLRDVYAGSASVGGGIDLHATTGTTNAATCPATAKTTYVRIPLVGLIPNRCRSEVWFKPMYDASLMGMRQHCGGGGGVMGGGDGAGAGVSGGGVGMGSSNGFGGAGSGGSGVGGNAGNSGDHAGLYAFYAPLFLIVTALQLMCWDAYNEWEHKSPTLTATAARPSTFSEARRDAEDPEVAVDGTAGAAGTPSSSFSNPLPAMMEETMSTAQRPQQQSDYDLEAATTAGTGGGNPTRGAVAHRRNLWPSYVTKGVELMTDAARQYRTVREVANLDAAVDESAGGSAMVGNNNGGFAAANEAGISSAEEKRPGEGDKSVAKQQRVGCAIVAGGTSSAMCDPVARVIAGLLDYYQWAQYDTSLTALATAYCAT from the coding sequence ATGTATTCCTCCTCGCGGCGTCAGGGAGGGGCTGCGGCGTCAGTCGGAGCTCGACTGACACTGCCTAGATCAGGCGCAAACAGCGCAGCAATGCCTGCCGTGTacggtgggggagaggacgtCAACGGCGAGTCGTTGGCGTCCAACACGGGTTACTCTTACAACAGGTACTACGGTAGCGACCAAGCCAACTACTTCAGCTCTAGCACCTACGGctacaacaacaacaaccaagGCGAGTATccaggaggtggtggcggtagcGGCGGCTCAACGAGCATGCCCTATGGATCTATTCCTGGCCCTGTGGTGGGTAGTAACAGCAGCGGCCCAGGGGCGAGTGACGGGCAATCAATGCCCGTGTACTCCTTTCCCTACCACTCATCATCATCTGCGACGGCGAATCTACAGCAATGCCCGAACCAGCATTCTACCCAATACCAGCAGCCACAGAGGCAACAtcaactgcagcagcattcACCCTGCAGCCCGCAGATACCCACCGTGGAacagggcggcagcgcctaCCAGGGCTATTATCAGCAGACCTACCAACCACAGCAGCCTCAaatgcagctgcagcagcgatcgCTACACTTCCAAGCGGCATCCTCCACCTCTCAAAGCACAGGCGGGGAGGGCCAATACTACGGCTACTGCTACGGCAGTAGCCCTGGCCAGCGTCGCAGCCACGCCCGcacggcgagcagcagcagcggggcgcACTACTACAAtccacaacagcagcagggatGCCCGCCGCCGTCTTCTTATGAGGGCGAGACTCTTTACAATCAGGGCGGCACagtgcagagcagcagccaagGAGGCACCACGGAGGGTTGCTACCAGCAGTATGCTCAATGTGCTTCGTATTCATATCAGAGCCCCTCGCCttccgcacagcagcagcattcaCCCTACATTGGTGGGGAGGGCCAAACCTTCTCTATCTCGGCGTCATACGGCTACACCTTACTGGGCGCGAACAAGAGTAGCCAGCCTTGCAGCACAACCGCCAGTGCGTACGGTGGCGAGAGCGATGTCATACAGGGTGCCTCGCCGGCGCTCTACTCCGGCGGAGCATATGCCCAGGCAGATAGCGCAGGCAGCACCATGAACGGATCCGAAGTCCGTGTCGTTGGCGGGCATGGATACGGTGCTAgcgccgcaacagcagctgtggGCAGTGGCGGTTCTGGTGTCGGCTGCGGTAGTGCAATCGAAGGCTACTACGGCACCGGCTACGCCGGCGGTTGTAGTGCGCCAGTGTTGCATGCTTCTCCCACACAAAGTGTACCCTACACGGACACCGGCAGTGACACCGTCGGAATGCCGCTCGGTCCCGTCAGTGGCAAGAGCGGCCAGGCTgcagccagcggcagctACCCATACCCACAGCAAGGGAACGTCGCTGATGTGGAGGATGGAGGCCAGTCATATCACGGCTACGCGGCGAACGGTTACCGCGACTACTACTACGCGGCTGCGAATCAGATCGGCGGCTGCGAGATCAGTCCCGGCTATGGTTACACTGCGGGCCACACCTCGTCACAGCAGTCACCAATGTCCTATCAAACTTCCTTTGGTTTCGGAGAGGCGCAGCCGGTGTCATCCGCCACCGCATCGCCGCTGATAGCTGAAAATCACCACCGTGGAAGCGGAGGTCCGCCTCTGCCCCAGCAACCGCAATATCAGCGGAGGGGCAGCTTCTGCGCGCTTGATCCTCGctatggcggtggtggtgatggcaaCGGTGGCAGCTACGACGCTTATGGCTACGCCCTTCAgcatccacagcagcaggggtaTTACCGAGGTTACAGCAACCCCTCGCAGCCTCAGAACCGAGTTGACGCGAGGTCAAGTGGAGCATCGCTGCCAGTCATTCGTCACTCTCAGtgcatgcagcagcagcctgagacggcgacgcggcggtaCAATGCTGCTGAGGAGCAAGGCAAGTGCGGTATAGCAGAGCAGATTACCAAGACACAGGCTCCAGATGACACGGTGCCGATGCCGTCAGTAAGAGGTAGGGGCcccagcaggagcagcagcagcggtggccacggccacggcgacggcggcgttggcggtAGTGTGGTGCCAACACCATCTCGcaaaagagggaaaaaaggagtgggcagcggcacagctcATGCCCATTCAGCTGCAGACACTGAGGCGGCacgcgaagcagcggagaaTAGTGAGGGGCGTGAGGCGTGCGGCCAACGCAGCGCTACCCTCAGCACTACCGTCCTACCTGCGTCCGCTAAGGATGCGGAGTGTCAGCGGCAGGCCTCGCTTCAGCAGACGGACGCGCCAATACTGGAGGAAACATTGGGGGCGCGCGAGCCGCTCGTCTCACTAGAGCTGCCACCTTCCTCGGTGAACGCGCCACGTCGACAGcaaccaccgctgcggcacacagGCGAGGGTAGTACTACTGGCAAGAGTGGCGGGGTACCGAAGGGTGAGGTCCGCTCGCAGCAGGCGGCTGATCTCTGCGTGCCTCACAAGGGTGGTACGGACGCAGCGACGCCTGACGGCGGTGAGTATTCGATGACCGGAGTGAAGGGCAACGTCGATGAAGAGGCTAAAGTTGATCACGCCTCCGAGACTTTCAAGGATGGCAGTTGTGGGACGGCCACGCCTGCTAAGGCTGCGATTCGAATGGACCACCACAGCTCCAGCACTGCTAGCGGCGGGAGTTGcggccagcggcggcacagcagcagcagcaccgagttcactgctgcgcacgcgaGCCCTGTATCACACGGCAGtggtagcggcagcggtgcgcagaGCTTCCTACGGCGCTCTCCGCTGGCACCATGTCTCGGTGCGCCGTTCCACACATACATCTGCGGTGCCATTGTAGAGCaggcggcacagctgcaggcaAACGCGTGTTCATCATCCGCCACCGGTGGCAGGACCGGCATCGACGCTGCCAGTGCGGGTACCCCGTCTGTGCCCCTTTCAACGGGCTCATCGCAAGCGCTGCCGGCCATGTACACCCCTGTCCAGCGTCTGCTTTCGCGTGAGGTGTCGCGTGGGGCGCACAGCGTGGCCGcggagaggaagcggagaCTGGCGCAGGCATCCAATGACAGCGGTTGCGGCGATGAGGAAGGTGCCTGTGCGTACGGTGAGGAGGACGTAGAGTATGCCCGCGATGGCGCGGAGGCGCCCGAGGCGGCGAGCGAGGGGAGCAAAGGTGAGGGTGCGGAGGGCGGCCTGGAAAGCGTGCGTGACCTCGGTAGTATGCAGTCCGCCACAACGCTGCTCACAGCCGACGCGCTGGCGGCTGTGAGGGAGGCACCCAACACCCCAGCTTCCCTGCCTCCTCCCGGCACCACACTCACGGACAACTCTCTTCGCTCGAGTGGTGGCCGGCCTCACCACATGCACCTGCttgcccaccaccacagccatcACATGCGACGATCGACCCCCGCCTCAGAGGTGTCATCGCCCTCGGCACCGGCACTGCATCACTGTCGCATCTACCATAGCATCTCTCCCTTTTTGCAGCCAGCTTCGTTGGCTGCAAGCTGTACAGCCTCTCTCTtggcaggcggcagcgccgccacaaaCAAATATGTGCAGTCTCCGGAGAGCGCCTCGAGtactgcgctgccgccccgGCTTCccagcgggggtgggggcggcaCACCGCACTTGCATCGAGTTGGCGACGGCTCGCGTgaaggcagtggcgcagccgcAACCATGCAGCCTCAGCAGCTTCACATGGGTTCTTACCCCTACCAGTACAACAATCAGGCCTCGATTGATCTAGACGGTGGCCGCTGTGCCGTTGTTCCGGAAGGGGGATctggaggcgctgaagaGCTTCTCCACTACTCTTACCAAGGCAACGTAAGTGGTGGCTGCAACACCACGAAGCCCTTGCTTCGGCAACCGCCACTGCAGAATCCAGGGACTGAAGACGGCACCATCGACCGTTGTGTCGGTCCCGGCGGTGCCTTGCTGACGACCTCGCCCGCTACCGTGGTGCACAGCACGTTTTTCAATACGCTCAACCAAAGTAGCCTCCCGCCCTCGATCGGTGCTACGGCCCGGCCGGGGTCTTCGACACCATCGCCAACCtcacagcaccagcaccaccaccaacggGCTGCGAACAGTGGCGGCGCCAGTCGTTTCGCGACGAGTCCAGATTGTGCCAGCCAGCAAGGCGGCACGAGTGGACCGGGGAACAACATGAGCAGCACCTACGGCAGCAGCCATCATGTTAATTCTCCCGCGCACCATCGCTACCCCAGCCCCACGCACCCCAATGGCTATTtcaccggcggcagccaAATCAACTTGCAAGGGGGCGGGCACTACCCGATGCTGGGGACGCGGCCACCCTACATCTACGAGTATCACGTGGGGCAGGAGTTACTGCTAGAGGAGTTCCATGCCGCCATGCGCTTcaacgccgccaccttcGGCAATATCGCGTGCCTCGTGGACGCCTTCTCCCCGCAGGTACCGGTGGCAAGCAATCTCGAGTTCCCCTGCAACGAAGAGCAGTGCCAGCTTATTTGCACTCGCAGCAGTAGAGGCCTTTCTTCGCCAcctggcggcgacagcagtcAGCACGGCTCCGCGCCgggcagtcgcagcagccccGGTGGCACATTTCCTGTCCTCCTGAAGGAAGACGCGCGCGCCATAGGCGGAGCAGGCCACAACGGCAcaagcggcagtggtggtgcccaGGAAGGGCCCGTGCTGCCGGCACCGCGACCGGCACATGCGGATCGAACGCGCTACTGGGACTTTTCCGGCTTCTCTTACTGTGAGCCGGTCGTGACGCTCAAGTCCATCTGGCAGAGCTTCGATAACCCATTCGGCTGCGTCGTGAACCTCGCCGAGCCGATCTACCCGGCGCCGATGCGACCCGCTGAAGGCGAGCTGGTGTAtacaccgctgctgagcggCTTTCGCATTCGTTTCCACCCAGCCTCGTCTGCATATAAGCGGCTCGCCGCTTTGCGCGAGGTTCGCCGCCAGCGGCAtcgagaggaggcggcggccggtgAGGGTGCCGGTGCGGCAACGATGGATGAGCGTGCGGCAACGAGTGTAGAAGGAGCGGTGCGGGGCGGTAGCAGCTGCCATGCAACGGGCCCTTAcgcggaggaggatggcGTGCTCAAGTGGAGTGCCACCGACCGGCCTAACAATCGAAACATTATCGTGGAGCAGATTGTGGAGCTGGCGAAGTGCGACGAGAGCTATGCAGAGCTGCtgaccgccaccacggcagaTGTTGACCATCAGTCGTGGGTGGCGCTCATGTGGCAGCCCGTGTTCTGCGGCGGTCATTCATCGAAGTACAGCTGCGGCACTTTCCTCGCTTACTACCTCCTCCGAGCACCGCGGCACCTGTTTATCCCTTTCGCTTATAAGAGTGAAGGCGCTGCGATGAATAGCTCGTGGAGCAGCCCAGTCTTTCGTGGCGACCGCGCTGCGCTTTCTTTTGACCTCTGGAGCTTGCAGCGGCACTACCACATCGCGCGATGGgtctcaccgccgccaatGACACACATTATGGCGACACTATCCGTCGACGGTGAGGACGATGAGGCGGATAACACCACCTCCTCATGTGTATCCACCAGCCGTGGTCGTAATTCGTGGGAGGAGGGTCAAACCGGCTGTGCGTCGAATCGCACCACCGAAAGCTTCGGCTTCAGCACCAACGGTGACTCCCGTGTGCGTCTCCGTGACGTCTACgctggcagcgccagcgtAGGTGGTGGTATTGACCTGCACGCCACGACGGGCACTACGAACGCAGCAACCTGCCCTGCAACAGCAAAGACGACGTACGTGCGTATTCCTCTTGTCGGCTTGATCCCAAATCGATGCCGTTCCGAGGTGTGGTTCAAGCCCATGTACGACGCATCACTCATGGGAATGCGTCAACAttgtggtggcggcggaggggtgatgggcggcggcgatggagcggGAGCTGGTGTGTCCGGTGGCGGTGTTGGCATGGGGTCCTCGAACGGATTCGGGGGTGCTgggagtggcggcagcggcgtcggagGTAATGCaggcaacagcggcgaccACGCAGGCCTCTACGCCTTTTACGCACCCCTTTTCCTTATCGTGACAGCGTTGCAGCTGATGTGCTGGGACGCCTACAACGAGTGGGAGCACAAGTCGCCCACATTGACGGCCACAGCTGCTCGACCGTCGACGTTCTCTGAGGCGAGACGAGACGCTGAAGACCCGGAGGTGGCCGTTGACGGGACTGCCGGTGCGGCCGgtaccccctcctcgtccttcagCAATCCTTTGCCTGCGATGATGGAGGAGACGATGTCGACTGcgcagcgaccgcagcagcagtctgACTACGACTTGGAAGCCGCTACCACTGCTGGAACCGGGGGTGGTAATCCGACCAGAGGCGCGGTAGCCCACCGCAGAAACCTGTGGCCCTCCTACGTTACTAAAGGCGTGGAGCTGATGACGGATGCCGCCCGGCAGTATCGCACCGTACGCGAGGTGGCCAACCTCGACGCAGCCGTGGACGAGAGCGCTGGCGGCAGTGCCATGGTAGGAAACAACAACGGAGGCTTTGCGGCGGCGAACGAAGCAGGTATTAGCAGTGCCGAGGAGAAGCGGCCAGGTGAAGGAGACAAGAGCGtagcgaagcagcagcgcgttggATGTGCGATCGTGGCGGGCGGAACAAGCAGCGCTATGTGCGATCCGGTTGCTCGCGTGATTGCAGGGCTGCTCGACTACTATCAGTGGGCGCAGTACGATACGTCTCTTACCGCACTCGCCACCGCCTACTGTGCCACATAA